A window from Fusarium musae strain F31 chromosome 8, whole genome shotgun sequence encodes these proteins:
- a CDS encoding hypothetical protein (EggNog:ENOG41), whose protein sequence is MHCRSNEVPYAGDFFYIGGRSAKGASGTITVDQIYTQKHTLVFFHGGGLSGSTWLNTPDNREEWASYFTKRGYVVYLVNNNAIGRSAENAFSSFPMAAGSATETVMKFFTSPENYETYTQAKLHTQWPGTGANGDPVYNQFKKSLISLTTNFVCQENAPRAGGRELLSLLGEKAFLISHSLGSRNPLLLSNDCPEYIAGSINLEAATSLFWFYAEGLGGCAGSPWGLTNTPVTYDPLSAAHPLESESVGEETLAHRNCYPQVKPARKLPQINKVPYLLLTGEASVHITYDHCVIDFLKQAGGKPQWIKSGDWGFKGNGHFLYVEKNNIQITGIVDTWVQKNSFNGTNSA, encoded by the exons ATGCACTGCCGTTCCAACGAGGTTCCCTACGCGGGAGATTTCTTCTATATCGGCGGTCGCTCTGCAAAGGGAGCTTCCGGGACCATCACTGTTGATCAGATCTAC ACTCAGAAGCATActcttgtcttcttccaCGGAGGTGGTCTTTCAGGAAGTACTTGGCTCAACACACCTGACAACCGTGAGGAATGGGCTAGCTACTTCACCAAGAGAGGCTACGTTGTGTACTTGGTCAATAACAATGCCATCGGTCGTAGTGCTGAGAATGCTTTCTCTAGCTTCCCCATGGCCGCGGGTTCAGCAACTGAGACTGTCATGAAGTTTTTCACTTCTCCTGAGAACTACGAGACGTATACCCAGGCTAAGCTGCATACCCAGTGGCCTGGCACTGGAGCTAATGGCGACCCTGTGTACAACCAGTTCAAGAAGTCGCTAATTTCTCTTACTACCAACTTCGTCTGCCAAGAGAACGCTCCCCGCGCTGGTGGTCGCGAGCTGCTCTCGCTTCTTGGAGAGAAGGCTTTCCTCATCTCTCATTCGCTTGGTAGCAGGAACCCTCTTCTGCTTTCCAACGATTGCCCCGAGTACATCGCTGGCAGCATCAATCTCGAGGCTGCGACTTCACTTTTCTGGTTCTATGCTGAGGGACTAGGTGGATGTGCTGGATCGCCTTGGGGTTTGACCAACACACCTGTGACCTACGACCCCCTGTCAGCGGCCCATCCG CTTGAAAGCGAGTCCGTTGGTGAGGAGACTCTCGCTCACCGCAACTGCTATCCCCAAGTCAAGCCCGCACGCAAGCTTCCTCAGATCAACAAGGTCCCTTATCTGCTCCTGACTGGTGAAGCTTCCGTTCACATCACTTACGATCACTGTGTTATCGACTTTCTCAAGCAGGCTGGTGGCAAGCCTCAGTGGATCAAGTCGGGGGATTGGGGTTTCAAGGGCAACGGTCATTTCTTGTatgttgagaagaacaacatcCAGATTACTGGTATCGTCGATACCTGGGTGCAGAAAAATTCTTTTAATGGCACAAATAGTGCTTAA
- a CDS encoding hypothetical protein (EggNog:ENOG41), with translation MVKSGIISLLGSLSLPVVAFRDLEQMPESWCVTYLSTYLVPISAATSSPAESSLPGIDSSTSLDISVTLNPSSSLSLAPGVTSSIVTTEVKTALPSSTTGPGAPNEEIVFRVVPDTPDNNRLRRRALGGFIGSPSEICDDANVFNLVDGQLLEGNVPIYFNGEDYKVFGGQQGPVPSGAITRTFFRDGDILRFQSSRIIPNGEAGFCQTPSDGVVYITFSSQPAGCIAVQLSAIGFQQCVNGDVTTSTAATSEGQQFTSASSLGPIISIPSSSDELPPGVSTLQTESNPPVVTTQSNGAVTTKNPITQSIPSSTIRWSNMSSSFEPPPETSESSIVPFSTFLFTSDSSTFIDVISSTKIVEPESSTAQELISSTADLPASEIGTTTEEASTTAEATTSAAEEATTETSEVETTINISTEESATISTTQGTTDTTTPTEVLTSESTTEQISKTTSQETTTEITSSEESATETTSEEITIETTIEESTIETTLQETTTEEITSETTIEESTIETTSQETTTDTTTEESTTENPTTTFTSALDSTTETTTEAPTTTTTAASEDIQHFRAVFSGVFQ, from the exons ATGGTCAAGTCAGGGATCATCTCCCTTCTGGGCAGTTTGTCCCTTCCAGTTGTCGCTTTTCGTGATCTGGAGCAAATGCCTGAATCTTGGTGTGTGACCTACCTATCGACCTACCTCGTCCCCATTTCAGCTGCCACAAGCTCGCCTGCAGAGAGTTCATTGCCTGGTATTGACTCTTCTACGAGCCTGGATATCTCCGTCACTCTGAACCCCTCATCATCCCTTTCCCTCGCACCAGGTGTTACCTCTTCGATAGTCACCACAGAAGTCAAGACAGCTCTTCCTTCATCCACTACAGGCCCTGGCGCCCCTAACGAGGAGATCGTTTTCCGTGTTGTTCCTGATACCCCAGACAACAATCGACTGCGGAGGCGAGCTCTTGGAGGGTTCATCGGCTCCCCTTCAGAGATTTGCGACGATGCAAATGTGTTCAACTTGGTTGATGGGCAGCTCTTAGAAGGCAATGTCCCCATCTACTTCAACGGAGAGGACTACAAGGTGTTTGGCGGCCAGCAGGGGCCAGTTCCTAGTGGTGCAATCACCAGAACATTCTTCCGCGACGGGGATATTCTTCGATTCCAAAGCTCACGAATCATTCCGAATGGTGAGGCCGGCTTCTGTCAAACCCCGTCAGACGGGGTAGTCTATATCACCTTTTCTTCGCAACCTGCTGGGTGCATCGCGGTCCAACTCTCCGCTATCGGAT TCCAACAGTGTGTAAATGGAGACGTAACTACAAGCACCGCTGCTACAAGCGAGGGGCAACAGTTCACTTCTGCATCATCCCTTGGACCGATCATCTCGATCCCTTCGTCCTCTGACGAACTTCCTCCTGGAGTCTCAACGCTCCAGACAGAGAGCAATCCTCCGGTTGTAACAACACAGTCAAATGGGGCTGTAACGACAAAAAATCCTATTACACAGTCCATCCCATCGAGCACAATCAGATGGTCAAATATGTCATCTTCTTTTGAACCACCACCAGAGACCTCAGAATCCTCCATCGTTCCCTTCAGCACTTTTCTTTTCACGTCTGATTCAAGCACCTTCATAGATGTAATTTCCAGCACGAAAATTGTTGAACCAGAGTCCTCCACAGCCCAAGAGCTCATCTCGAGCACTGCCGATCTCCCAGCCTCTGAGATTGGTACAACAACAGAGGAAGCCAGCACCACAGCAGAAGCCACAACAAgcgctgctgaagaagcaacGACAGAAACTTCTGAGGTTGAGACTACGATAAACATCTCTACGGAGGAGTCAGCCACTATCTCTACTACCCAGGGAACGACGGATACTACTACACCTACGGAGGTTTTAACAAGCGAGAGCACAACTGAGCAGATATCAAAAACCACTTCACaagagacaacaacagagaTCACGAGTTCAGAGGAGTCAGCAACGGAGACAACCTCAGAAGAGATAACAATAGAAACCACCATTGAGGAATCAACAATAGAAACTACTTTACAGGAGACAACAACAGAAGAGATAACTTCAGAAACCACCATTGAGGAATCAACAATAGAAACTACTTCACAGGAGACAACAACAGATACTACCACTGAAGAGTCAACAACCGAGAACCCCACCACCACTTTCACATCTGCTCTCGACTCAACGACTGAAACCACCACTGAAGCACCCACAACAACCACCACTGCGGCTTCGGAGGATATC CAGCACTTTAGAGCAGTGTTCTCAGGCGTGTTTCAATGA
- a CDS encoding hypothetical protein (EggNog:ENOG41) translates to MRQPTDNERSPCCQPQVAAEKSLVVLSHLKQNVDLVDRHVRQAAHAVLFQHFSHQVASRLAWLDGPKNPWRTLVLPLAQRSSCLRLSTLGLAAAHMSVVSPQDKAALVQIHRSLRDATLCHLNRQMESELNREVSGRDNNTQVSVLVEIILTMISLCYAEMFIPNSTGWRLHLSGIRTGLERYDPADPHEKVISQFFVEELDYLEVFGSISSFTSSLRRHKPLSQHATSGDYFKEFTEALHEITVTERSRDHTSKTGKILVDTDMTVWQDKLTRSYDSVCARIDSTPSPDVTLQIGLRSVLKAQYYACLVYSYQALASDLEKRVAIPPLVDCLYNEIIFMTSCPTESVTHNISFPLFILGTTSQLYTENQVMIEKLFTENIAATGFSCNSAVLQFLRDFWRATAAGPAQNWIQYARNNKERISPFIVF, encoded by the coding sequence ATGAGGCAGCCCACCGATAACGAAAGATCTCCCTGTTGCCAACCTCAAGTAGCCGCCGAAAAATCTCTGGTCGTGTTGTCGCATCTAAAGCAGAACGTCGACCTTGTCGATCGCCATGTCCGACAAGCAGCTCACGCAGTCCTCTTTCAACATTTCAGCCATCAAGTCGCTTCAAGGCTCGCGTGGCTGGATGGACCCAAGAACCCATGGCGAACACTCGTCCTTCCTCTTGCGCAACGCTCATCCTGCCTACGGCTATCAACCCTGGGCTTAGCTGCAGCACATATGTCCGTCGTGTCTCCCCAAGACAAGGCTGCACTTGTTCAGATTCACCGAAGTCTTCGAGATGCGACTCTATGTCACCTGAACCGGCAGATGGAGTCCGAGCTGAACCGCGAAGTATCAGGGCGCGATAACAATACCCAAGTCTCGGTTCTAGTAGAGATCATTCTCACCATGATTTCCTTATGCTATGCAGAAATGTTCATACCCAACTCGACGGGATGGAGACTTCACCTCAGCGGTATCCGCACAGGGCTCGAGAGATATGACCCCGCAGATCCACACGAAAAGGTAATTTCTCAGTTCTTCGTGGAAGAACTTGACTATCTGGAGGTTTTCGGAAGCATATCCTCATTCACCTCGAGTTTGAGACGCCATAAGCCCCTATCACAGCACGCGACGTCTGGCGACTACTTCAAAGAATTTACAGAAGCGCTTCATGAGATCACAGTTACCGAGAGAAGCCGGGATCACACTTCTAAGACAGGAAAGATACTTGTTGACACTGATATGACCGTGTGGCAAGACAAGCTCACGAGGTCTTATGACTCCGTTTGCGCCCGCATTGACTCTACCCCATCACCAGATGTCACTCTCCAGATAGGCCTCAGGTCTGTTCTCAAAGCCCAATACTACGCTTGCCTAGTGTACTCCTACCAAGCACTTGCTTCCGATCTCGAGAAGAGAGTTGCAATCCCCCCACTGGTTGACTGTCTCTACAACGAGATCATCTTCATGACATCCTGCCCAACAGAATCTGTTACACACAACATCTCATTCCCGCTGTTCATACTCGGAACAACCAGTCAGTTATACACCGAGAATCAAGTCATGATCGAGAAGCTTTTCACCGAAAACATAGCTGCGACAGGTTTCTCGTGCAACTCGGCGGTACTGCAGTTCTTGAGAGACTTTTGGAGAGCAACAGCAGCTGGGCCGGCTCAAAATTGGATACAGTATGCGAGAAACAACAAGGAGCGGATAAGCCCATTCATTGTATTCTGA
- a CDS encoding hypothetical protein (EggNog:ENOG41) has product MDPPKDDIKAEPISYDGSVHEGSQFDTDDAYLKSLGKTAELHRVYNFWTLCAYQVMISATWTCVVVFYGVIFDVGGPASLLYGSIIVAVGQTLLMASLAEYCGIWPTAGGQQFYVQKLATEKYRPFLSYFVGWCLLLAETATGSSCALNTANIIGTMVSIFHPNVDWKPYQTFLIYLGLLVIPFLMNLKPSALPLYSTVGAVFTILGFFGWAITLLATAPKASAEFVFTKFINNSGYTNNGWVFILSFYTPLYGLYGTDSMMHLVEEMKNASQDAPRAMVWSMVLSGVATIVTDLILLFCCGNYTEYVTALSPYVTWFSDVAGSEYAGIYVAIVFGVVNLLVCTGILSSCSRLGWRMAEDRAFPWSHRLQKIDHKLQIPLNFIFAIMVVEVIIGLISLGSELAYNAIVSGAGVCFALAYAIPVTVALVRGRSILPPRPHFDLGRWGYFVNYVAVAWAMLTIVIYV; this is encoded by the exons ATGGATCCCCCTAAAGATgacatcaaggctgagccAATCTCTTACGATGGATCCGTTCACGAAGGTAGTCAGTTTGATACTGATGATGCGTATCTCAAGTCTCTCGGAAAGACTGCCGAGTTGCATCGCGTCTACAACTTCTGGACAT TATGCGCCTACCAGGTCATGATCAGTGCGACATGGACGTGCGTCGTTGTTTTTTACGGTGTCATCTTTGACGTCGGTGGACCAGCCTCGCTTCTCTACGgatccatcatcgtcgcAGTCGGCCAAACCCTACTCATGGCCTCACTGGCCGAGTATTGTGGTATCTGGCCTACTGCAGGTGGTCAACAATTCTATGTCCAGAAGCTCGCAACTGAAAAGTACCGGCCTTTCCTTTCATACTTTGTTGGTTGGTGTTTGCTGCTGGCGGAGACCGCCACTGGCTCTTCCTGCGCCCTGAATACTGCCAACATCATTGGTACCATGGTGTCCATCTTTCACCCAAACGTTGACTGGAAG CCTTACCAAACCTTTCTGATTTATCTCGGATTACTGGTCATTCCTTTTCTTATGAACTTGAAGCCCAGTGCACTCCCTCTCTACAGCACCGTCGGCGCCGTTTTCACAATCCTGGGTTTCTTTGGTTGGGCTATCACTCTACTCGCCACAGCGCCAAAGGCCAGCGCAGAATTCGTATTTACCAAGTTTATCAACAATTCAGGATACACCAATAATGGATGGGTGTTCATACTTAGCTTTTACACTCCTCTATATGGCCTTTATGGTACAGACAGCATGATGCATCTggttgaggagatgaagaacgcATCTCAAGATGCACCA AGAGCAATGGTTTGGTCTATGGTACTTTCTGGCGTTGCTACCATCGTCACCGATCTCATCCTACTGTTCTGCTGCGGTAACTATACCGAGTATGTCACAGCACT GTCACCGTATGTCACTTGGTTCTCGGACGTAGCAGGAAGTGAGTACGCCGGTATCTATGTTGCAATAGTCTTTGGCGTTGTGAAC CTGCTTGTCTGCACCGGTATTCTCTCTTCGTGTTCTCGTCTAGGTTGGCGCATGGCAGAGGACAGGGCATTTCCATGGTCTCATCGTCTCCAGAAGATCGATCATAAGCTCCAGATCCCGCtgaacttcatcttcgccatCATGGTGGTTGAGGTTATCATTGGTCTCATCTCTCTGGGAAGTGAATTGGCCTATAATGCTATCGTTAgtggtgctggtgtttgTTTCGCCCTCGCCTATGCGATCCCAGTCACGGTG GCTCTTGTCCGCGGCCGTTCAATTCTTCCGCCTCGACCTCACTTTGACCTTGGCAGATGGGGATACTTTGTGAACTATGTTGCTGTCGCATGGGCCATGTTGACAATTGTCATATACGTGTAA